GCAAGCCGCACGAGCCGAAACCGCCCCGGGCGGGCGCGATCGTCGTCGCGCCCGCCACCTACAACACGGTCAACAAGTTCGCCCAGGGCATCGCCGACACCTATGCCCTGGGCCTGCTGGCGGAGGCTCCGGGGCTCGGCATCCCCGTCGTCGTGCTCCCCTTCGTCAACAACGCCCTGGCCGCCCGCCGGCCGTTCCTGCGCAGCATCGACCTGCTGCGCGCCGAGGGCGTCGACGTCGTCCTGGGGCCGGGGCAGTTCGCCTCGGACGAGGCCGACGCTGATCGCTTCCCGTGGGCGCGTGCGCTGGCGGAGCTCGATGGTTGAGCCTGACACCGTGTGAGGCTGTATGCCGGGATGCAGCGACTTCGGGAGGAACATCGTGGCAATGGCGGAACAGGTGGACGAGATCCTGCGTGCGGGCAAGGCTCCGTACTTCCACGGTCTCGTGGTGATGCGGGGCGGAAAGGTGGTCCTCGAGCGGTACGGCTCCGGGCCTGACTACCGGCTGGGCGACTCACTGGGGCACGTCGAGTTCGACCGGGACACGCTGCACGACCTCAGGTCCGTGTCCAAGAGCGTGGTGGCGCTGCTGTACGGCATCGCGCTCGGCGAGGGCCTGGTGCCGGAGCCGGGGGCGGGGCTGGTGGCCCAGTTCCCGGAATATCAGGACCTGGTGGCGGATCCCGCGCGGGCGCACCTCACCGTCGAGCACGCGCTGACCATGACGCTCGGCCTCGAATGGAACGAGGACGCCCCCTACACCAGCCCCGCCAACAGCGAGCTTGCGATGGAGCAGGCGCCCGACAGGTACCGCTACGTGCTGGAGCGCCCGGTCATCGAGAAGGCGGGGAAGCGCTGGCTCTACTGCGGCGGGGCGAGCGCTCTGCTCGGCGGGATCATCGCGCGCGGCGTGGGGAAGCCGCTGGAGGAGTACGCCGCGACCGCGCTCTTCGCACCTCTTGGGATCAATGCCGTCGAGTGGTCCAGGGGCGGCCACGGGACGGTGAGCGCGGCGGCCGGGCTGCGGCTGCGGCCGATGGACCTGGCCGCCATCGGGCAACTGGTGCTCGACGGCGGCCGGGACATCGTGCCCGGTGCGTGGCTCCAGGAGCTGCTGCGGCCCCGGGTGGTGATCGACCAGGGCTTCGAGTACGGCTACCAGTGGTACGTGAGCACCGGGGAGAGCCGCTGGGCCGGGGCCATCGGGAACGGCGGGCAGCGGCTGCTCGTCCGGGCGGAGGACGAGCTGGTCGTGGCGGTGACGGCCGGCGAGTACGACCAGGGCCAGGCCAGTGCCGTGGCCGTGCTCGAAGCGGTTCTCGACGCCTGACGCTCAGGGGAGACGCCTGACGCTCAGGGGAGGAGCAGGATGCGCCCAGTGATCGCGCGGCTCTCCAGGAGGCGGTGGGCCTCCGCCGCCTCCTCCAGCGGCAGCGTACGGTCGACGTAGGCTCTGCTCGTCCCGGCGACGAGCCGGTTGAGCAGCGCCGGGAGGTGCGTCGTGAACACTTCCCCGGCCCACCCGGGCCCGCTGCAGGCGGTCACCGTCACCCCGCGTTCCATCAGATCGGCGGCCGAGATGGCGGCGGGCTCCCCGCTCAGCAGCCCGTAGTAGAGCATCCGGCCGGTGCCCGGGGTGAGGTGGTCGAGCACCCGCCTGGCCACCGTGCCGCCGACGGATTCGAAGACCACGTCCACGTCCGGCAGCTCGCCGGGCCAGTCGGGCGAGCCGTGGTCGATCACCAGGTCCGCGCCCATGCGAGCGGCCCGGTCCCGCTTGGCGGCCGAGCCGGCGGTGGCGATCACCCGGCCGGCCCCGAACTCCTCGGCGTGCTCCACGAGGTAGGTGCCCACCGAGCTGGCGCCCGCCTCCACCAGCACGGTCTCGCCGCCCTCGAGGCGCGCCTTGTGCAGCAGGGCGAGGGCTATCGCGCCGGGCGCCGCCGCGGCGAGCGCGTCCACCGGGCTCAGGCCGTCCGGCACCGCGACCGTCATGGCGGCCGGGAGCAGGGCGTACTCGGCGTACGAGCCGAGCCCGCCGGTCACTCCCACGACCGTGCTGCCGAGCAGCTTGGCGTCCACCCCCTCTCCCACCTCGACCACCTCGCCGGCCGCCTCCGCGCCGATCACGGCAGGCAGCGGCAGCGGGAACGGCAGTGTGCCCGCCCGGATCTGCGTCTCGGCGTAGCTGACGCCGACGGCCTGCGTGCGGACGAGGACCTGGCCCTCGCCGGGCGTCGGGCGCGGCACGTCGGCCACTTCGAGCCGCTCCGGGCCGCCCTTCTCGGACAGGACGATTGCGCGCATATTTCTCCCCAAAATCTGAACCGATGGTCCAGTTAATATATGGACCACTGGTCAAGTTTGTCCATGGGAAAGAATGCCCGGATGGAACGTCGAGAGCGGGCCGACGCCGCGCGCAACAGGCAGGCCATCCTGCGGGCGGCCGAGGAGCTGCTGCGGCGGCACCCGCCCGAGCAGGTCTCCGTCGAACGGGTCGCGGCCGCCGCCGGCGTGGGCAAGGGGACGGTCTTCCACCGGTTCAGGAGTCGTACAGGGCTCATGCTCGAGCTGATGAGCGAGCGGGCGCGCGACTTCGAGCAGGCCTTCACCGAGGGACCGCCGCCCCTGGGCCCGGGCGCGGAGCCGGCCGTGCGGCTGGTCGCGTTCTTCGCGTCGGTGGCGGAGCTGGCGGCGCGCAACGGAAACCTCCTGAGCGCCATCGAGCACGCCATGGTCACCAGGAAGAGCCATGGCGAGCAGCCCAGGGAGGCCAACCCGGTCTACCTGGCCTGGCACCGGCACGTGTCGGGGCTGATCGCCGAGGAACGGCCCGACGTGGACGCCGAGCAGATCGCCCACATGCTGCTCGGCACCCTGCACATGGAGCCGATCGCCACCCAGTTGCGGGCCGGGGAGCACGAGCGGCTGGCCGCCGCCTTCGCCGACCTGGTCGACGGGCTGCTCAGAGGGGGAGGTGGGTGATCGCCGCGTGGAAGGCGGCGATGGCCGCCCTGATCGCCGGGTGCTCGCCGTTCCCCCGCCTGAACGCCGCCAGTGTGCGGCGGCTCAACGGCAGGCGCGTGAGCGTGACGCCCTCGGGTGGGGCGATCGCCGCCAGATGGGGTACGAGCGCGACCCCCTGACCGGCGGCGACGAAGGCGAGCACGGTGTCGAAGTCGTCGATGTGGTGCCGTACGAGCGGCTCGAACCCGGCCGCCTGGCACGCCCTGATCGCCATGGTGTGGCAGAGGGTGCCCGGTCTGTCGGTGATCCACGCGTCGGCGCGGGCGTCGGCGATCGAGGCCCGGTCGGTGAGGTACATCGGCTCGCTGAACAGCGGCTCCGTCTCGATGGACGCGTCGGTCACCGGCGGCACGAAGTCGTACTCGTGCACGAGCGCCACGTCCAGCTCTCCCGCCCGCAGCGCGGCCGAGACATGGGCGGGGTCGATCTCGGAGACCATCGGCACCAGTCCGGGATGCGCGCCGGTCAGGCCGACGAGGGCCGGGGGCAGGAGCACGCGGGTCGCCGTGGGGAACGCGCCGATCCGCAGCGGCCCCGAGGGCCCGCCGCGCGCGGCGGCGAGCGCCGCCGACGCGCGTTCGAGCTGCTCCAGCACGGCGTGCGCGTGCTCGACCAGAAGGTGGCCCGCGGGCGTCAACGTCACCGTACGGCCCGTGCGCTCGAGCAGCGGCACGCCCGCCTCCCGCTCCAGAGCGCTGAGCTGCTGCGAGACCGCCGAAGGCGTGAACGTGGCCGCCTCGGCGACGGCGGCGATGGTGCCGCGCCTGGCGAGTTCGCGGAGGAGGTGGAGCTTGCGCGGGTCGAGCATAAGTTGAGCTTAATCTGAAGCCAAGATATCCGCGCTGGACCTAACGTATCGGGTCAGGGCAGGCTCGAAGCATGCTGAGAGGAATCCACGTACCGCTGGTCACCCCGTTCACCCCGTCGGGAGAGGTGGCCGTGGACGCGATCGAGAAGCTCGCCTTCCACATGCTCGATCAAGGCGCCGCCGGGCTGGTCGCGCTGGGGACCACGGGCGAGGTGGCCGCGCTCGACCCCGACGAGCGGGCGCGGGTGATCGAGACGTGCGCGCGGGTCTGTGCGGAGCGGCAGGCGCTGCTCACGGTGGGGGTGACGGGGAACGACACGCGCTCGACGGCCCGGGCGCTGCAGAGCCTGCCCGAGGGGGTCGGCGCCGCGCTGGTGACGGTGCCGTACTTCCTGCGGCCCGGCGAGCGCGGCGTGATCGCCCACTTCGAGGCGCTGGCGGAGGAGTCGCCGGTGCCGCTGGTGATCTACCACATCCCGTACCGGACTGGGCAGGCGGTCAGCGGCGCGACGCTCCGGCACCTCGGCGCCCACCCGATGATCGCGGGCACCAAGTACGCGGCGGGCGGCATCGACCAGGACGCGGTGGACCTGCTGGGCGACCTGCCCGAGGGGTTCGAGGTGGTGGGCGGCGACGACGCGTTCATCTCGCCGCTGCTCGCGCTGGGGGCCGCGGGCGGGATCCTCGCCTCCGCGCACCTGGAGACCGCGAGCTTCGTCGAGCTGGCGGACGCCTGGCAGATGGGCGACGTGACCCGCGCGCGGGCGCTCGGGCACCGGCTGGCCCGGCTCTCCGCGGCGCTCTTCGCCGAGCCCAACCCCACCGTGATCAAGGGGGTCCTGCACGCCGAGGGCCTGATCCCGACCCCGGACGTGCGGTTGCCGCTGGTTCCAGCCGGCGAGGAGGCGGTTTCACAGGCTCGCCTGATAGCGGTACATCCAGGCGAGTGACTCCTGGCTCGCGCTCTTCTTCAGGAAGAGCGGCAGCATCAGATCGCGGAAGACCCGGGCGACCGGGCCCGCGGCCTTGCTGTTGCTGATCGTCCTCGAGTACGCCACCACCCGCTCCGCCCTGGGTCGCCGCTCGGCCTCGAACCGCTCGAACGCCTCCGTGTGGCTCCCGCTGTCACGTAGGCACCTGGCCAGGACGACCGCGTCCTCGATGGCCAGCGAGGCGCCCTGGCCGGAGCTGGGGGAGGTGGCGTGCGCGGCGTCCCCGGTCAGCAGGACCCGGCCGCGGTGCCACACGGGCACGGTCGGCAGGTCGTGGATCGGGAGGGGCGGGTGGATGTCACTGCGCCGGATGAGCTCGGCGGAGAAGTTCGCGTCGTCCTCGAACGCTCTGACCAGCACCGGCTTCCAGTCCTCCGGGACGTCCCCGAGCCGCCTGGGCACGTTCGCGAACCACCAGGTCTCGCCCGACTCGGCCACCGTGTAACCGAAGAACGCGCGCTTGCCGAAGACCATGTTGTACACGCCCGGCTCGCCGGTGAAACCGGCGTCCTTGACGATCCCGCCGCAGCTGTAGAGGCCGCTGTAGCTGGCGGCGGGGGCCTGCGGGTCGAGGATCGTGCGGGTGCGCGAGTGCACGCCGTCGCAGGCGATCAGCAGGTCGCCCGTCGCCTCCGTGCCGTCCTCGAACCTGGCCGTCACCCGGTCCGCGCTTTCGTCGTACGAGACCAGGCGCTTGCCGTACGTGACCCGGATGCCGCGCCGGGTGGCCTCGTCGCGCATGGCCCCGTAGAGGTCGGACCGGAGGACGGTGTGGCTCACCGTGCCGTCGTCGAGCCGCAGCCCGTTGGCCACGTCGCCCAGCCGCTTGCCAGAGCCGCTCCACATGACCATGCGCGGGGTGGGGATGGCCTGTGACAGGACCTTGTGGTGCGCCCCCAGCACGCGGAGCGCGGCCAGGCCGTTGGAGGCGACGTTCAGGAACGAGCCCACGTCCTCCGCGCCCTGCCCGTACGCCTCGAAGATCTCGGCGTCCACACCCACCTCGCGCAGGGCCATCGCCGTGACGGGTCCGGCGATGCCGCAGCCTATGATAAGAGCCTTCATGATGATAACCTTTCGTTCGGCCGAACGAAATATATGCGGAGGCTTTACCCATGTCCAGAGATATTTCGGAGCGTCGAAATAATTTGCTGGAGGCCCTCGCCATGGCGGGGCGCGACAGCAGCAACGCCGCCGTGATGTACCACACCGCCATGGGCGAGCGGCTGGGGCTCGGCATGACGGAGGAGAAGACGCTCGACCTGCTCCAACGCATGGGGCCGCTGACAGCGGGGGAGATCGGCCAGCATGCGGGGATGGCGCCGGCCACCGTCAGCGGGCTGATCGACCGGCTGGAGTCGAAGTGGCTGGTGCGGCGGGTGCGGGACACGCGGGACCGGCGGCGGGTCATCGTGGAGATCAACCATGAGCGGCTGGCCGGGTTCGGTGAGCTGTTCGAACCGTTCGTGGCGGCGTTGGGGGAGCTGTACGGGCAGTACACGGACGAGGAGCTGGAGCTGATCCTCGACTACCTCACCCGCGCCACGGCCCTCCAACGCGCGGCCACCCGTGACCTGACGGCGTAGACCGGCACGGCACGGCCCGATGCGCGGGGCGCACCGGGCCGGTGGCCCTAGTGGTCGGTTTCGCGGATGGCCGTGCCGACCTCACCCACGCGGTCGGCCAGCAGGCCGAGGGCGCCCACGGCCCGGGCCATCGGGTCGTCGTCGGCGCCGCCCAGGGCCTTGGCCTTGAGGTAGGCGGTCTTGATCTCCGCCCAGCGTTCGGCCTGGGCCGGGGTGAGGCGGCCGCGGAGCTCGGCCAGCTTGAGCAGGTTGGCCTCGGCGTCCGTGGTCAGGGTCTGGGCCTCGCCGAGGTAGTGGTCGTCGATCACCGCCTCCAGCTCGGCGTCGTTCATGGCGGGGACGATGTGCTCCGCCAGCTTGTTCATGTTCCGGTACGACCCCTGCAGCCGGTACGGAGGCTCGGTGCGGGCGGCGTCGGACTGGGCGGCCGAGGCGATGTAGGCCTGGTTGTTGGCCAGCACGACCTCCTGGACGCGCACCAGCTTGGCCAGCACGCTGAGGATCTGCTCCAGCTCGGGCTTGCTGTACGGGTGCCGGAGCTGGTCCGGCCTGACGGCGGTGTCGCCCTTGGCGAGCCGTACGAGGAGCTCCACGTCCTCGCGGTCGCGGCCGGAGAGCGGTGCGAGCACGGGGTTCGAGGTGAGGGCGTTGTCGATGTAGCTCAGCGCGAACAGGTCGTCCTTGCCCGAGAGCACGTCGCCCAGGTTCCACACGTCGGCGCGGTTGGCCAGCATGTCGGGGATGCGGAAGCGC
The nucleotide sequence above comes from Nonomuraea helvata. Encoded proteins:
- a CDS encoding flavoprotein; the protein is MTESPSKELYIIVCAAGPASEVGRLVAMAQDRGWLVQVVATPSALDFIDVPALERQTGRPVRSRYRKPHEPKPPRAGAIVVAPATYNTVNKFAQGIADTYALGLLAEAPGLGIPVVVLPFVNNALAARRPFLRSIDLLRAEGVDVVLGPGQFASDEADADRFPWARALAELDG
- a CDS encoding NAD(P)/FAD-dependent oxidoreductase, which gives rise to MKALIIGCGIAGPVTAMALREVGVDAEIFEAYGQGAEDVGSFLNVASNGLAALRVLGAHHKVLSQAIPTPRMVMWSGSGKRLGDVANGLRLDDGTVSHTVLRSDLYGAMRDEATRRGIRVTYGKRLVSYDESADRVTARFEDGTEATGDLLIACDGVHSRTRTILDPQAPAASYSGLYSCGGIVKDAGFTGEPGVYNMVFGKRAFFGYTVAESGETWWFANVPRRLGDVPEDWKPVLVRAFEDDANFSAELIRRSDIHPPLPIHDLPTVPVWHRGRVLLTGDAAHATSPSSGQGASLAIEDAVVLARCLRDSGSHTEAFERFEAERRPRAERVVAYSRTISNSKAAGPVARVFRDLMLPLFLKKSASQESLAWMYRYQASL
- a CDS encoding 4-hydroxy-tetrahydrodipicolinate synthase, whose product is MLRGIHVPLVTPFTPSGEVAVDAIEKLAFHMLDQGAAGLVALGTTGEVAALDPDERARVIETCARVCAERQALLTVGVTGNDTRSTARALQSLPEGVGAALVTVPYFLRPGERGVIAHFEALAEESPVPLVIYHIPYRTGQAVSGATLRHLGAHPMIAGTKYAAGGIDQDAVDLLGDLPEGFEVVGGDDAFISPLLALGAAGGILASAHLETASFVELADAWQMGDVTRARALGHRLARLSAALFAEPNPTVIKGVLHAEGLIPTPDVRLPLVPAGEEAVSQARLIAVHPGE
- a CDS encoding TetR/AcrR family transcriptional regulator, with translation MERRERADAARNRQAILRAAEELLRRHPPEQVSVERVAAAAGVGKGTVFHRFRSRTGLMLELMSERARDFEQAFTEGPPPLGPGAEPAVRLVAFFASVAELAARNGNLLSAIEHAMVTRKSHGEQPREANPVYLAWHRHVSGLIAEERPDVDAEQIAHMLLGTLHMEPIATQLRAGEHERLAAAFADLVDGLLRGGGG
- a CDS encoding quinone oxidoreductase family protein, with translation MRAIVLSEKGGPERLEVADVPRPTPGEGQVLVRTQAVGVSYAETQIRAGTLPFPLPLPAVIGAEAAGEVVEVGEGVDAKLLGSTVVGVTGGLGSYAEYALLPAAMTVAVPDGLSPVDALAAAAPGAIALALLHKARLEGGETVLVEAGASSVGTYLVEHAEEFGAGRVIATAGSAAKRDRAARMGADLVIDHGSPDWPGELPDVDVVFESVGGTVARRVLDHLTPGTGRMLYYGLLSGEPAAISAADLMERGVTVTACSGPGWAGEVFTTHLPALLNRLVAGTSRAYVDRTLPLEEAAEAHRLLESRAITGRILLLP
- a CDS encoding LysR family transcriptional regulator, whose product is MLDPRKLHLLRELARRGTIAAVAEAATFTPSAVSQQLSALEREAGVPLLERTGRTVTLTPAGHLLVEHAHAVLEQLERASAALAAARGGPSGPLRIGAFPTATRVLLPPALVGLTGAHPGLVPMVSEIDPAHVSAALRAGELDVALVHEYDFVPPVTDASIETEPLFSEPMYLTDRASIADARADAWITDRPGTLCHTMAIRACQAAGFEPLVRHHIDDFDTVLAFVAAGQGVALVPHLAAIAPPEGVTLTRLPLSRRTLAAFRRGNGEHPAIRAAIAAFHAAITHLPL
- a CDS encoding serine hydrolase; protein product: MAEQVDEILRAGKAPYFHGLVVMRGGKVVLERYGSGPDYRLGDSLGHVEFDRDTLHDLRSVSKSVVALLYGIALGEGLVPEPGAGLVAQFPEYQDLVADPARAHLTVEHALTMTLGLEWNEDAPYTSPANSELAMEQAPDRYRYVLERPVIEKAGKRWLYCGGASALLGGIIARGVGKPLEEYAATALFAPLGINAVEWSRGGHGTVSAAAGLRLRPMDLAAIGQLVLDGGRDIVPGAWLQELLRPRVVIDQGFEYGYQWYVSTGESRWAGAIGNGGQRLLVRAEDELVVAVTAGEYDQGQASAVAVLEAVLDA
- a CDS encoding MarR family winged helix-turn-helix transcriptional regulator — encoded protein: MSRDISERRNNLLEALAMAGRDSSNAAVMYHTAMGERLGLGMTEEKTLDLLQRMGPLTAGEIGQHAGMAPATVSGLIDRLESKWLVRRVRDTRDRRRVIVEINHERLAGFGELFEPFVAALGELYGQYTDEELELILDYLTRATALQRAATRDLTA